One genomic region from Stutzerimonas decontaminans encodes:
- a CDS encoding DUF3360 family protein, producing MNDRDLRSYQELHKPKGNFATRSEYLEHELEIMAPKRWGINLPFRDYRFEYEDWVPAMAATIGKIVMVAAVVAAFAGPMGLSNEFVIENARYEMLIAAVLFVVLFSGFLNPTANLAGTHGPLIPLIPLIVASGGHPMALGIMVGVLGFTLGVFKGGSLLARLTSDGVCGGLLLYLGFIGITSQIKKLFGWADSFDMGYIAFVVVFATIVMYAYLEHIRMRWLAIPLGSALAALIAFLMGAPFEFTTEPGVPNLNPTYWWGETTGWQIGLPDLHHFIAVAPFAVLAVAMWSPDFLGHRVFQQLNYPPKAKKVLMNIDDTMCVAAARQIVGTSLGGGNLASSWGTFMVPAAIAKRPIPAGALLTGLLCVVAALWGYPMDLAIWPPVLSVALMVGVFLPLLEAGMQMTREGKTSQSAAIVIFSSALVNPVFGWSLTVLLDNLGLIGDKERGQSLSHLHRWVIPTIVFIVLCAVMLGIGMFPGIPAMLESFRIDL from the coding sequence ATGAATGATAGGGACCTACGCAGTTATCAGGAGCTTCACAAGCCGAAAGGAAATTTCGCGACGCGCTCTGAGTACCTCGAGCACGAACTGGAGATCATGGCGCCGAAACGCTGGGGCATAAACCTGCCGTTTCGTGACTATCGTTTCGAGTACGAAGACTGGGTGCCGGCCATGGCGGCGACCATCGGCAAGATCGTCATGGTCGCTGCAGTCGTTGCCGCGTTTGCCGGCCCGATGGGGCTGTCCAATGAGTTCGTCATCGAGAATGCTCGCTACGAGATGTTGATTGCGGCAGTGCTCTTCGTGGTGCTGTTCTCTGGCTTTCTCAATCCAACGGCCAACCTGGCCGGAACCCACGGCCCGCTGATTCCGTTGATTCCGTTGATCGTGGCGTCGGGTGGGCACCCGATGGCACTGGGTATCATGGTCGGCGTGCTCGGCTTCACGCTAGGTGTCTTCAAAGGCGGCAGTCTGTTGGCGCGGCTGACCAGCGATGGGGTGTGCGGTGGCCTGCTGCTCTATCTGGGCTTTATCGGAATCACCTCGCAGATCAAGAAGCTCTTCGGCTGGGCGGACAGCTTCGACATGGGCTACATCGCCTTCGTCGTGGTGTTCGCCACCATTGTCATGTACGCCTATCTCGAGCATATCCGCATGCGCTGGCTGGCGATTCCGCTGGGCTCGGCGTTGGCTGCGCTGATCGCTTTCCTGATGGGGGCTCCGTTCGAGTTCACCACCGAGCCAGGCGTGCCGAACCTGAATCCGACGTACTGGTGGGGTGAAACCACTGGTTGGCAGATCGGCCTGCCGGACCTGCACCACTTCATCGCGGTCGCCCCTTTTGCCGTGCTGGCCGTGGCGATGTGGTCGCCGGACTTCCTCGGTCACCGCGTGTTTCAGCAGCTCAACTATCCGCCGAAGGCAAAGAAGGTGCTGATGAACATCGACGACACCATGTGCGTCGCTGCGGCGCGGCAGATCGTCGGCACCTCGTTGGGCGGTGGCAACCTGGCCTCGTCCTGGGGCACCTTCATGGTCCCAGCGGCCATTGCCAAGCGGCCGATTCCCGCGGGCGCGCTGCTCACGGGCCTGCTCTGCGTGGTCGCGGCGTTGTGGGGTTATCCGATGGATCTGGCGATCTGGCCACCGGTGCTCAGCGTAGCGTTGATGGTCGGGGTGTTCCTACCGCTGCTGGAAGCCGGTATGCAGATGACTCGCGAAGGCAAAACCTCGCAGTCAGCAGCGATCGTGATCTTTTCCTCGGCGCTGGTGAACCCGGTGTTTGGCTGGTCGCTGACGGTGCTGCTCGACAACCTCGGGCTGATCGGTGACAAGGAGCGCGGCCAATCCCTGAGCCACCTGCACCGCTGGGTGATCCCGACGATCGTATTCATCGTACTCTGCGCGGTAATGCTGGGCATCGGCATGTTCCCCGGCATTCCGGCGATGCTTGAGTCGTTCCGCATCGATCTCTGA
- the gmk gene encoding guanylate kinase, translating to MSATTGTLYIVSAPSGAGKTSLVKALVDAQPQVRVSVSHTTRAMRPGEVDGVNYHFVSREDFVTRLERNEFLEHAEVFGNLYGTSQRWLEDTLAEGLDLILEIDWQGAQQVRRLMPKAKSIFILPPTQEALRQRLNNRGQDSDEIIEKRMREAVSEMSHYVEYDYLVINDDFAHALIDLQSIFRANRLIQTTQQQRHARLLGELLA from the coding sequence ATGTCCGCCACCACCGGTACGCTCTATATCGTTTCCGCGCCTTCCGGGGCCGGCAAGACCAGCCTGGTCAAGGCGCTGGTCGATGCACAACCGCAGGTACGGGTGTCGGTTTCCCACACCACCCGCGCCATGCGCCCGGGTGAGGTTGACGGGGTCAACTACCACTTCGTCAGTCGTGAGGATTTTGTCACCCGACTGGAGCGCAACGAATTCCTCGAGCATGCCGAAGTATTCGGCAACCTGTACGGCACCTCGCAGCGCTGGCTGGAAGACACCCTCGCCGAAGGCTTGGACCTGATCCTGGAAATCGACTGGCAGGGCGCGCAGCAGGTGCGTCGATTGATGCCAAAGGCCAAGTCGATCTTCATCCTGCCACCAACCCAGGAAGCCCTGCGTCAGCGCCTGAACAACCGCGGTCAGGACAGCGACGAGATCATCGAGAAGCGCATGCGCGAAGCGGTCAGCGAGATGAGCCACTACGTCGAGTACGACTACCTGGTGATCAACGACGACTTCGCGCACGCGCTGATCGACCTGCAATCGATCTTCCGCGCCAACCGTCTGATACAGACGACCCAGCAGCAACGCCATGCCCGTCTGCTCGGCGAACTGCTGGCATAG
- the pyrE gene encoding orotate phosphoribosyltransferase — MQAYQREFIRFAIERGVLRFGEFTLKSGRTSPYFFNAGLFNSGSALAQLGRFYASAVMQSGLEFDVIFGPAYKGIPLGAATAIALAEQHQRDLPWCFNRKEAKDHGEGGTLVGAPLTGRVLIVDDVITAGTAIREVMQIIRAQNAEAAGVLIALNRQERGQGELSAIQEVERDYRMPVISIVSLEQVLEYLADDVQLKQHLPAVQAYREQYGI; from the coding sequence ATGCAGGCGTACCAGCGCGAGTTCATCCGCTTCGCCATCGAGCGCGGCGTTCTGCGTTTCGGTGAGTTCACTCTCAAGTCGGGCCGCACCAGCCCTTATTTCTTCAATGCCGGCCTGTTCAACAGCGGTAGTGCACTGGCCCAGCTCGGGCGCTTCTACGCTTCGGCGGTCATGCAAAGTGGCCTGGAATTCGATGTCATCTTCGGTCCGGCCTACAAGGGCATTCCGCTGGGCGCGGCTACGGCCATCGCGCTTGCCGAGCAACATCAGCGCGATCTGCCCTGGTGCTTCAACCGCAAGGAGGCCAAGGATCACGGTGAGGGTGGCACCCTGGTCGGCGCCCCGCTGACCGGGCGCGTGCTGATCGTCGACGATGTGATCACCGCAGGAACCGCCATTCGCGAAGTAATGCAGATCATCCGGGCGCAGAATGCAGAAGCGGCCGGCGTGCTCATCGCGCTGAATCGGCAGGAAAGAGGGCAGGGCGAGCTGTCGGCGATCCAAGAAGTTGAACGTGATTATCGAATGCCGGTAATCAGTATTGTGTCTCTGGAGCAAGTGCTGGAATATCTCGCCGACGACGTTCAACTAAAACAACACCTGCCGGCGGTACAAGCCTACCGCGAGCAGTATGGAATCTGA
- the argB gene encoding acetylglutamate kinase, giving the protein MTLSREAATQFAKVLSEALPYIRRFVGKTLVIKYGGNAMESEELKTGFARDIVLMKAVGINPVVVHGGGPQIGDLLKRLNIESHFIDGMRVTDSQTMDVVEMVLGGQVNKSIVSLINQHGGSAIGLTGKDAGLIRAKKLKATRQTPEMTKPEIIDIGHVGEVTGVNAELLEMLVQGNFIPVIAPIGVGENGESYNINADLVAGKVAEALKAEKLMLLTNIAGLMDKQGNVLTGLSTAQVDALIADGTIYGGMLPKIRCALEAVQGGVNSAHIIDGRVPNAVLLEIFTDVGVGTLITNSQG; this is encoded by the coding sequence ATGACCCTCAGCCGTGAAGCTGCCACCCAATTCGCCAAGGTACTTTCCGAGGCGCTGCCCTATATCCGCCGCTTCGTCGGCAAGACGCTGGTCATCAAGTACGGCGGCAATGCGATGGAAAGTGAGGAGCTGAAGACCGGCTTCGCTCGCGATATTGTGCTGATGAAGGCGGTGGGCATTAACCCGGTGGTTGTGCACGGCGGCGGTCCGCAAATCGGCGATCTGCTCAAGCGTCTGAACATCGAAAGCCATTTCATCGACGGCATGCGGGTCACCGACAGCCAGACCATGGATGTGGTGGAGATGGTCCTTGGCGGCCAGGTCAACAAGAGCATCGTCAGCCTAATCAACCAGCATGGCGGCAGCGCCATCGGCCTGACCGGCAAGGATGCCGGCCTGATCCGCGCCAAGAAGCTCAAGGCGACCCGTCAGACACCGGAGATGACCAAGCCGGAAATCATCGACATCGGCCATGTCGGCGAAGTCACCGGGGTCAATGCCGAGCTGCTGGAGATGCTGGTGCAGGGCAACTTCATCCCTGTCATCGCACCGATCGGCGTGGGCGAGAATGGCGAGTCCTACAACATCAACGCCGACCTGGTTGCTGGCAAGGTCGCCGAAGCGTTGAAAGCCGAGAAGCTGATGCTGCTGACCAACATCGCCGGCCTGATGGACAAGCAGGGCAACGTACTGACCGGACTGTCCACTGCGCAAGTCGACGCGCTGATCGCTGATGGCACCATCTACGGCGGCATGCTGCCGAAGATCCGCTGCGCTTTGGAAGCGGTACAGGGCGGCGTCAACAGTGCGCACATCATCGATGGTCGCGTGCCTAACGCGGTGCTGCTGGAGATCTTCACCGACGTAGGCGTCGGGACGCTGATCACCAACAGTCAGGGCTGA
- a CDS encoding DUF4124 domain-containing protein: protein MRIPVAVRTLLLLSVICPVLASAAELYRYVDERGVVVLDRHGVPPQHISRGYQVLNEQGRVVREVPPAPTAEEFARLQAQKARDASDAQLLRLYASVEDVERAEARKLSELDSVIGLSQGNLQSIRNQRSSLQKQAANHERAGRKVPANLMAQISNLEKEEQSLLRDLQRFEKARADAEVSFADDRQRVAELLGQAR from the coding sequence ATGCGCATTCCGGTAGCCGTTCGTACGCTGCTCCTGCTGAGCGTCATATGTCCGGTATTGGCCTCGGCTGCCGAGTTGTATCGCTATGTGGACGAGCGCGGGGTGGTTGTGCTCGATCGCCATGGGGTACCACCGCAGCATATCTCGCGAGGCTACCAAGTGCTCAATGAGCAGGGCCGGGTGGTGCGTGAGGTGCCGCCGGCACCGACTGCCGAGGAGTTCGCCCGCCTACAGGCTCAGAAGGCGCGTGACGCCTCGGATGCTCAGTTGCTTCGCCTGTACGCCAGTGTCGAGGACGTGGAACGCGCCGAAGCGCGCAAACTCTCCGAGTTGGACAGTGTGATTGGCCTGTCTCAGGGAAATCTGCAGTCAATTCGGAATCAGCGCAGCAGTCTGCAGAAGCAGGCAGCCAATCATGAGCGGGCCGGTCGTAAGGTGCCCGCCAACCTGATGGCGCAGATATCGAATCTCGAAAAGGAGGAGCAGAGCTTGCTGCGTGACCTTCAGCGCTTCGAGAAGGCGCGCGCCGATGCCGAGGTTAGCTTCGCCGATGACCGCCAGCGGGTCGCAGAACTGCTCGGTCAGGCTAGGTAA
- a CDS encoding YicC/YloC family endoribonuclease — MVHSMTAFARSEQAGTHGTLSWEIRSVNHRYLEPHLRLPEAFRDLEGAVRDALRKGLSRGKVECTLRFAEENNRTALQVDRERASQLIAAAESVAALISQPAAIDPLQVLSWPGVLVGDALDPQALNQSALQLFHDALEQLKEGRRREGEELAKLLNERLDSILEEVATLREQVPQMLAAQRQKVLDRFAEMRAELEPQRLEQEMVLLAQKSDVAEELDRLSTHVTEVRRVLKTGGAAGRRLDFLMQELNREANTLGSKAFDPRSTQAAVNLKVLIEQMREQVQNLE, encoded by the coding sequence ATGGTCCACAGCATGACGGCCTTTGCCCGCAGCGAGCAGGCCGGCACCCACGGCACCCTCAGCTGGGAAATCCGCTCGGTCAACCATCGCTATCTGGAGCCGCACCTGCGCCTGCCGGAAGCCTTCCGCGACCTCGAAGGCGCGGTCCGCGATGCCCTGCGCAAAGGCCTCTCGCGCGGCAAGGTCGAATGCACCCTGCGCTTCGCCGAAGAAAACAACCGCACCGCACTGCAGGTCGACCGCGAACGCGCCAGTCAATTGATCGCGGCCGCCGAGAGCGTTGCTGCGCTGATCAGCCAACCCGCGGCCATCGATCCCCTGCAGGTGCTTAGCTGGCCAGGCGTGCTGGTTGGCGATGCGCTCGACCCGCAGGCGCTCAACCAGAGTGCTCTGCAACTGTTCCACGACGCCCTCGAACAGCTGAAGGAAGGCCGCCGCCGCGAGGGTGAGGAGCTGGCCAAGCTGCTCAACGAGCGCCTGGACAGCATCCTCGAAGAAGTCGCCACGCTGCGCGAGCAGGTGCCGCAGATGCTTGCAGCCCAGCGTCAGAAGGTTCTCGACCGCTTCGCCGAGATGCGCGCCGAACTCGAGCCGCAGCGTCTCGAACAGGAAATGGTGCTGCTGGCGCAGAAGAGTGATGTCGCCGAAGAGCTCGACCGCCTCAGCACCCATGTGACGGAAGTGCGCCGAGTGCTCAAGACCGGCGGTGCGGCCGGACGCCGCCTCGACTTCCTCATGCAGGAACTCAACCGCGAAGCCAACACCCTCGGCTCGAAGGCATTCGACCCGCGCAGCACCCAGGCCGCGGTCAACCTCAAGGTATTGATCGAGCAGATGCGCGAGCAGGTGCAGAACCTCGAATAA
- a CDS encoding DUF4870 domain-containing protein, with product MTDQELVPLPSREARQWAMFCHYSSFFWFLAPMIGNVIGPLVVWQLKKDMDPFVDQQGKEALNFQLTFSILMMICGVLAWILIGFPLMVLVSVVALVLVVIAGIRANEGKPYRYPFCWRIVK from the coding sequence ATGACCGATCAGGAGCTCGTACCGCTGCCCAGTCGCGAGGCGCGTCAGTGGGCAATGTTCTGCCACTACTCGTCCTTTTTCTGGTTTCTGGCGCCGATGATCGGCAACGTGATTGGTCCGCTGGTCGTCTGGCAGCTGAAGAAGGACATGGATCCCTTCGTCGATCAGCAGGGCAAGGAGGCGCTGAATTTCCAGCTCACGTTCAGCATTCTGATGATGATCTGCGGCGTGCTCGCCTGGATCCTCATCGGATTTCCGCTGATGGTGCTGGTGAGTGTGGTGGCACTGGTGCTAGTGGTGATCGCCGGTATTCGGGCCAACGAGGGCAAGCCCTACCGCTATCCGTTTTGCTGGCGGATCGTCAAATAG
- a CDS encoding exodeoxyribonuclease III, which translates to MRIISVNVNGIQAAAQRGLLSWLQAQNADVICLQDTSASALELDDPAYQLDGYFLYACDAEIPEQGGVALYSRLQPKAVITGLGFETADRYGRYLQADFDKVSIASLLVPSGHGGDANLNHKLKFMDEFAHYLDKQRRKRREYIYCGSLYVAHQKLDVKNWRDCQQDPGFLAPERAWLDEIFGNMGYIDALREVNREGDLFSWWPDTEQAEMLNLGWRFDYQILTSGLRRFVRSARLPRQPRFSQHAPLIVDYDWTLSL; encoded by the coding sequence ATGCGGATCATCAGTGTCAACGTGAATGGCATTCAAGCGGCGGCACAGCGAGGATTGCTCAGCTGGCTGCAAGCGCAGAATGCCGATGTCATCTGCCTGCAGGATACCAGCGCCTCTGCCTTGGAACTCGACGATCCGGCCTACCAGCTGGACGGTTATTTTCTTTATGCCTGCGATGCCGAGATTCCGGAGCAGGGAGGCGTGGCGCTCTACTCCAGACTGCAGCCAAAGGCCGTTATCACCGGACTGGGTTTCGAAACGGCGGATCGTTACGGCCGCTACCTGCAGGCCGACTTCGATAAGGTCAGCATTGCCAGCCTGCTGGTGCCTTCGGGCCATGGCGGCGACGCCAATCTGAACCACAAGCTCAAGTTCATGGACGAGTTCGCGCATTATCTGGACAAGCAGCGCCGCAAGCGCCGAGAGTACATCTATTGCGGCTCTCTGTATGTTGCGCATCAGAAGCTGGACGTGAAGAACTGGCGCGACTGCCAGCAGGATCCGGGCTTCCTTGCGCCGGAACGCGCCTGGCTGGACGAGATCTTCGGCAACATGGGCTATATCGATGCTCTGCGCGAGGTCAATCGCGAAGGTGACCTGTTCAGCTGGTGGCCGGATACCGAACAGGCTGAGATGCTGAACCTCGGCTGGCGCTTCGATTACCAGATACTCACGTCCGGCCTGCGCCGCTTCGTGCGCAGCGCGCGCCTGCCACGTCAGCCGCGCTTCTCGCAGCACGCGCCGCTGATTGTCGATTACGACTGGACGCTGAGCCTGTAA
- the rpoZ gene encoding DNA-directed RNA polymerase subunit omega, with protein sequence MARVTVEDCLDNVDNRFELVMLATKRSRQLATGGKEPKVPWENDKPTVVALREIASGLVDYDVIAQDEIVDDEPLFTQYEEEPNEAI encoded by the coding sequence ATGGCCCGCGTTACCGTTGAAGATTGCCTGGACAACGTCGATAACCGCTTCGAGCTGGTCATGCTCGCTACCAAGCGCTCGCGCCAGTTGGCCACCGGTGGCAAGGAGCCCAAGGTCCCATGGGAAAATGACAAGCCGACCGTCGTCGCCCTGCGCGAGATCGCTTCCGGCCTGGTCGACTACGATGTCATTGCACAGGACGAGATCGTTGACGACGAACCGCTCTTCACCCAGTACGAGGAAGAGCCGAACGAGGCCATCTGA
- a CDS encoding phosphomannomutase/phosphoglucomutase, producing MALFKRTAKDSGVLNPTDTRSKRGGFPLKPLLGGLAASLIGLGAAAALLWVGLQNAQQQQQTQLAQAWGQSQASTLQQALRQLRADTETTVSRQQLVDVLRGDAERRRAVEERLLELPGVVDTHLNIRGRAAPDTSRPGPLNFAALDLLQRAEAGQSPAPEAYKVGDRWLLYSAVPLRAEGQQAIRGTLLLVTDLERLFAGLPTLPAGAGQLRLSQQFAGAPEQVLLQRGVPADGAAAQTLASGNANWKLVYIPGSEAGQATLAPIFLIGAALLALAGMLIGLQLVLGGQQRRLREDVMQISRLLQELSTGRTIQVPALSLPVLDALARNMVRLPVRAAGPAPTQAPAAAPAVRPAKPTEYVDPRLPDTDILDIDILDEDQDIFGLDTKERETAMSSAKAPNLPASIFRAYDIRGVVGDSLTTETAYWVGRAIGSESLAKGEPNVSVGRDGRLSGPELVQHLIQGLLDSGCDVSDIGMVPTPVLYYAANILAGKSGVMLTGSHNPPDYNGFKIVIAGDTLANEQIQTLRKRIETNDLSSGVGKVEQIDVLERYFQQIRSDIAMAKPMKVVVDCGNGVAGVIAPRMIEALGCTVIPLYCDVDGNFPNHHPDPGKPENLVDLIAKVKSENADLGLAFDGDGDRVGVVTNAGTMIYPDRLLMLFAKDVVSRNPGADIIFDVKCTRRLTPLISGYGGRPVMWKTGHSLIKKKMKESGALLAGEMSGHIFFKERWFGFDDGIYSAARLLEILSQDKRDAEQVFAAFPCDISTPEINITVTEESKFTIMDALQRDAQWGEANLITLDGVRVDYPKGWGLIRASNTTPVLVLRFEADSEEELSRIQGVFRGQLLNVAPDLKLPF from the coding sequence ATGGCACTCTTCAAGCGCACCGCCAAGGATTCAGGCGTACTGAACCCGACCGACACCCGCAGCAAGCGCGGCGGTTTTCCCCTCAAGCCATTGCTCGGCGGCCTCGCAGCCAGCCTGATCGGGCTCGGGGCAGCTGCCGCACTGCTCTGGGTCGGCCTGCAGAACGCGCAACAGCAACAGCAGACGCAACTTGCCCAGGCCTGGGGCCAGAGCCAGGCCAGCACGCTGCAGCAGGCACTACGACAACTACGTGCCGACACTGAGACCACAGTGAGCCGCCAGCAACTGGTCGACGTGCTGCGCGGCGATGCCGAGCGCAGACGTGCAGTCGAGGAGCGTCTGCTAGAGCTGCCCGGCGTCGTCGATACCCATCTGAACATCCGCGGCAGAGCCGCGCCAGACACGAGCCGCCCAGGCCCGCTGAACTTTGCCGCGCTGGACCTGCTGCAGCGCGCCGAAGCCGGCCAATCACCCGCACCGGAAGCCTACAAGGTCGGGGATCGCTGGCTGCTCTACAGCGCCGTGCCACTGCGCGCGGAAGGACAACAGGCGATACGCGGCACGCTGCTGCTGGTAACGGACCTCGAACGCCTCTTCGCCGGTCTCCCAACGCTGCCGGCCGGAGCCGGGCAACTGCGGCTGAGCCAGCAGTTCGCTGGCGCACCGGAACAAGTACTGCTGCAACGTGGCGTGCCGGCGGATGGCGCCGCTGCGCAAACGCTCGCCAGTGGCAACGCCAACTGGAAACTGGTCTACATCCCCGGTAGCGAAGCGGGACAGGCAACGCTTGCGCCGATATTTCTGATAGGCGCTGCATTGCTGGCCCTCGCCGGCATGCTGATCGGCCTGCAGCTGGTACTTGGCGGCCAGCAGCGCAGGCTGCGCGAAGACGTAATGCAGATCAGCCGTCTGTTGCAGGAACTCTCCACCGGCAGGACCATCCAAGTACCGGCCCTGAGCCTGCCGGTCCTCGACGCACTGGCCAGGAACATGGTCCGACTGCCCGTCCGCGCCGCCGGACCGGCCCCGACCCAGGCACCCGCCGCGGCTCCAGCCGTTCGGCCCGCCAAACCTACCGAGTACGTCGATCCGCGCTTGCCGGACACCGATATTCTCGACATCGATATTCTCGACGAGGACCAGGATATCTTCGGCCTCGACACCAAGGAGCGAGAAACCGCAATGAGCAGCGCCAAAGCCCCGAATCTGCCCGCCAGTATCTTCCGCGCCTACGACATCCGCGGCGTTGTCGGCGACAGCCTGACCACCGAAACCGCCTACTGGGTCGGCCGCGCCATCGGCTCCGAGAGCCTGGCCAAGGGTGAACCCAACGTTTCGGTCGGCCGCGATGGGCGACTGTCCGGTCCCGAACTGGTCCAGCACCTCATTCAAGGCCTGCTCGACAGCGGTTGTGATGTCAGTGATATCGGCATGGTGCCGACCCCGGTGCTCTATTACGCAGCCAACATCCTCGCCGGCAAGTCAGGGGTGATGCTCACCGGCAGCCACAACCCGCCGGATTACAACGGCTTCAAGATCGTCATTGCCGGGGACACCCTGGCCAACGAGCAGATCCAGACCCTGCGCAAGCGCATCGAGACCAACGATCTGTCCAGCGGTGTCGGCAAGGTCGAGCAAATCGATGTGCTCGAGCGTTATTTCCAGCAGATTCGCAGCGATATCGCCATGGCCAAACCAATGAAGGTGGTGGTCGACTGCGGCAACGGCGTCGCTGGCGTCATTGCGCCACGCATGATCGAAGCGCTGGGCTGCACCGTGATTCCGCTGTACTGCGACGTCGACGGCAACTTCCCCAACCACCATCCGGACCCGGGCAAGCCCGAGAACCTGGTCGACCTGATCGCCAAGGTGAAATCCGAGAACGCCGATCTGGGCCTGGCCTTCGACGGCGACGGCGACCGCGTCGGCGTGGTGACCAACGCCGGCACCATGATCTACCCGGACCGCCTGCTGATGCTGTTCGCCAAGGATGTCGTTTCGCGCAACCCTGGCGCCGACATCATCTTCGACGTCAAATGCACCCGTCGCCTGACCCCGCTGATCAGCGGTTACGGCGGCCGCCCGGTGATGTGGAAGACTGGTCACTCGCTGATCAAGAAGAAGATGAAGGAATCCGGCGCGCTGCTGGCTGGCGAAATGAGCGGTCATATCTTCTTCAAGGAACGCTGGTTCGGCTTCGACGACGGCATCTACAGCGCCGCGCGCCTGCTGGAAATCCTCAGTCAGGACAAGCGTGACGCCGAGCAGGTGTTCGCTGCGTTCCCCTGCGATATCTCAACACCGGAGATCAACATCACGGTGACAGAGGAAAGCAAATTCACCATCATGGACGCCCTGCAACGCGACGCTCAGTGGGGCGAGGCCAACCTCATCACCCTCGACGGTGTGCGGGTCGACTATCCCAAGGGCTGGGGCCTGATTCGCGCCTCGAACACAACGCCGGTACTGGTGCTGCGCTTCGAAGCGGATAGCGAAGAAGAACTCAGCCGCATCCAGGGCGTCTTCCGCGGCCAACTGCTCAACGTTGCACCCGACCTCAAACTGCCGTTCTGA
- the rph gene encoding ribonuclease PH: protein MKRPSGRAADQLRSIRITRNYTKHAEGSVLVEFGDTKVICTVSIETGVPRFLKGQGQGWLTAEYGMLPRATGERNQREASRGKQGGRTLEIQRLIGRSLRAALDMSKLGENTLFVDCDVIQADGGTRTASITGAMVALIDALKVLKKRGGLKSGDPIKQMIAAVSVGIYQGEPVLDLDYLEDSAAETDLNVVMTDAGGFIEVQGTAEGAPFHPQELNAMLALAHDGVRQLFDLQRAALAD, encoded by the coding sequence ATGAAGCGACCCAGTGGCCGTGCCGCCGATCAGCTGCGCTCGATCCGCATCACCCGCAACTACACCAAGCACGCCGAGGGTTCGGTGCTGGTGGAGTTCGGCGATACCAAAGTGATCTGCACGGTCAGCATCGAAACCGGCGTTCCGCGCTTCCTGAAAGGGCAGGGTCAGGGCTGGTTGACTGCGGAGTACGGCATGCTTCCCCGCGCTACCGGTGAGCGGAACCAGCGTGAGGCTTCGCGAGGCAAGCAGGGTGGACGCACGCTGGAGATCCAGCGTCTGATCGGTCGCTCGCTGCGCGCCGCTCTGGATATGAGCAAGCTTGGCGAAAACACGCTGTTCGTCGATTGCGATGTGATCCAGGCCGACGGCGGTACCCGCACCGCATCTATCACCGGTGCCATGGTCGCGCTGATCGATGCGCTCAAGGTGCTGAAGAAGCGTGGCGGTCTGAAGTCGGGCGACCCGATCAAGCAGATGATCGCGGCGGTTTCGGTTGGTATCTATCAGGGCGAGCCGGTGCTGGATCTGGATTATCTGGAAGATTCGGCGGCCGAAACCGATCTGAACGTGGTGATGACCGACGCGGGCGGCTTTATCGAGGTGCAGGGCACCGCGGAGGGCGCGCCGTTCCACCCGCAGGAACTCAACGCGATGTTGGCCTTGGCCCATGACGGCGTGCGTCAGCTGTTCGACTTGCAGCGCGCAGCGCTGGCCGACTGA